The DNA sequence AATGGCGTTCAAAAAAAAGCTGGAAGAGAAGGTCCTGGATGTCGACGCCGCAATGCAGGGCACATTGAATTTCAAGGATCCCGTAAACCTGCGCATCAACGGAAAATTTGAAGGGACGCTGCAGACCCGCGGCAATCTCACGATAGGCGCCAACGCCGTAGTGTCCGCGGATATAACCGGGGACACCATCGTCGTGGCCGGCCGGATAAAAGGGAAGATCGTCGCAAAAGAAAGCCTGATACTTCTGCCAACCGCCGTGGTTGAAGGCGAGATATCGCCGTCCCGTTTAAGCATAGCCGACGGGGGGATATTCGACGGGAAATGCTTTATGCTCGG is a window from the Candidatus Omnitrophota bacterium genome containing:
- a CDS encoding polymer-forming cytoskeletal protein, which gives rise to MAFKKKLEEKVLDVDAAMQGTLNFKDPVNLRINGKFEGTLQTRGNLTIGANAVVSADITGDTIVVAGRIKGKIVAKESLILLPTAVVEGEISPSRLSIADGGIFDGKCFMLGEFLNADELARYLEVDINSIQEWANSGKIPAIKQNNGWEFERKAVDAWVAAGKIGK